GTTCCGCTTCGACGGGGAGGACGGCGACATCGACATCCGGACCGAACATCCCGAATTCCGCGCCTGGCGCTGGGCCGACGCGGCGGACCTGCCGCACCTGATCGTGCCCTTCAAGAAAAAGCTCTATGAGGATGTGATCGCGGCCTTTTCCGAGTATCTGCCCACCGCGTGACGATGCTGCCGAGCCTTTTGATCCTGTCCGCGGCGCAGGTGACGCCGCCGCCGCTGGAGGTGCCCGCCCCGACGCTGGGTCCGGTGGAGGTGGCGCTGGCCCCGGTGCCCCCGCCCGAGATTCCGCCCGAGGTCCGCGCCATGCTGGACGCCGCGATGCAGACCGGCGACGAGAGCGGGGTCGACACGATCGTCAAATATGCGCGCGTCGCCGATCCGGGGTCGGGCGACCTCGTCCTGCGCCGCGCCACCGACTGGCGCGAGGCACGGGCCCGCGCGCGCGACCAGCGCGTGCGCCGCGCCGGGGTGCTGGAATTGTGGAGCGGGCGGGTCGAGGCGGGCGGCTTCTCCTCCTCCGGCAATACCGAGGTCACCGGGCTGACCGGCACGCTGGACCTGACGCGCGAGGGGCTGCGCTGGCGGCACCGTCTGCTGGCGCAGGCCGATTTCCAGCGAACGGCGGGCGTCACCAGCCGCGAACGCTACGTCGCGGCCTATCAGCCCAATTACAAGATCAACGACCGCGGCTATATCTACGGCAACGCGCAATATGAGGCGGATCGTTTCCTGGGCTACGACAACCGCTATTCGGTGTCGGCCGGGGCGGGTTACGGCGTGCTGCGGCGCAGCGGGCTGACCGCGGATGTCGAGCTGGGGCCGGCGTTTCGCCAGACCGATTTCACCGACGACACGATGCAGCGCAGCCTGGCGGTGCGCGGCAGCCTGGACCTCGACTGGACGCTGATGAGCGGGCTGGTCGTGACGCAGGATGCCGCGCTGTACCTGGAGCGGTACAACAGCACGGTGCGAAGCGTCTCGGCGATCGAGGCGAAGCTGCTGGGACCGCTCTCCGCACGACTGTCCTATACGGTGCAATATGAAAGCGCGCCGACCGCAGGGCGCGTGCCGACCGACCGCACCAGCCGGGCGTCGCTGGTCTATGCCTTCTGACGGTTCCGTTCGGGCGACGGGGCCGCTAGGCTGACGCACATGGATCAACTTTCCACGAACGAACGCGCCGCCGTCGAGCGGATCGACGCGCCCGCGATGCTGGCCCGGGTCGAGCGCTGGGCGGCGGTGAACAGCGGCACGCGCCACGTCGCGGGCTGTGCGACGATGGCGGGGCTGCTGGCGGATGCCTTCGCCGCGCTGCCGGGCGAGGTGAGGCTGGTCGAGCCGGCGGCGGCGCACAGCGTGGGCGCGGACGGCGTCGTCTCCGCGCTGGAGCATGGCCGCCACCTGCACCTGAGCGTGCGCCCCGACGCGGCGGTGCGGGTGCTGCTGACGGGGCATATGGATACGGTCTATCCGGTCGATCACCCCTTCCAGACGGTGGCGTGGCGCGAGCCGGGCGTGCTGGGCGGTCCCGGCGTAGCGGATATGAAGGGCGGGCTGGCGCTGATGCTGGAGGCGCTGCTGGCGATCGAGGCGTCGGATTGCGCGATCGGCTATGACGTGGTCATCAATTCGGACGAGGAGACCGGCTCCTTCTCCTCCGCCGCGCTGCTGGCGGAGGCGGCGCGCGGCAAGGTCGCGGCGCTCACCTACGAGCCGTCGCTGCCCGACGGGACGCTGGCGGGAGCGCGCGGCGGCACGGGCAATTTCTCGATCATCGTGCGCGGGCGCGCGGCCCATGCCGGGCGCAATCCGGAGGATGGACGCAACGCGGTCGCCGCGGCGGCGGCCCTGGCGGTGCGGCTGCACGCCGCGCGCTCGCCACGGCTGGCGGTGAACCCGGCGCGGGTCGATGGCGGCGGGCCGAACAACGTCGTCCCCGACCTGGCGATCCTGCGCATCAACTTCCGCCCCAGGGATGCCGACGAGATCGCGCGCGCCGGTGACATGATCCGCGACACGGTGGCGGCGGTGACGGCGGAATATGACGTCGCGATCGAGGTGCACGGCGGGTTCAACCGCCCGCCCAAGCCGATCGACGCCGGCGCCGCGCGCCTCTTCGCCACGGTCCGCGATGCGGGCGCGGCGCTGGGTCAGGCGATCGCGTGGCGCGACACCGGCGGAGTGTGCGACGGCAACAACATCGCCGCCTGCGGCGTGCCCGTGGTCGACACGATGGGCGCGCGCGGCGGGGCGATCCATTCGAGCGAGGAGTTCCTGATCGTGGACAGTCTGGGCGAGCGCGCGGCGCTCTCCGCGGTGACGCTGCTGCGGATCGCGGCCGGGGGGATGGCATGACGTTCGTGGTGCGTGCGGCGCAGGACGACGACCTGCGCCACCTGTACGAAATGGCGAAGCTGACCGGCGGCGGGTTCACCAACCTGCCCGCGGATCGCACCGCGCTGACCAACAAGCTGGCGCTGAGCCGCGCCGCCTTCGGGCGCGACGATACGACGCTGGCGGATGAGCATTTCGTGCTGATGCTCGAGAATACCGCCAACGGCGAGGTGCGCGGGACGAGCCAGCTCATCACGCACGTCGGGCAGAAGCATCCCTTCTACAGCTATCGCATCGGCACGCTGACGCAGCACAGCCGCGAGCTGGAGCGGACGTTCCGCGCGGAGATGCTGTCGCTGACCACCGATCTGGAGGGGGCGAGCGAGGTCGGCGGGCTGTTCCTCCACCCCGGCGAGCGCGCCGGCGGGCTCGGGCTGCTGCTGGCGCGCAGCCGCTACCTGTTCATCCGCGCGCACCGGCCGCGCTTCGCGGACCGGGTGCTGGCGGAGCTTCGCGGCGTGATCGACGAGGCGGGGGGCTCGCCGTTCTGGGACGGTCTGGCGGGGCGCTTCTTCGGGATGAATTTTCAGGCCGCGGACGAGTTCAACGCCATCAACGGGCATCAGTTCATCGCCGACCTGATGCCCAAGCATCCGATCTATACCGCGATGCTGTCGGAGACGGCGCGCGCGGCGATCGGGATGCCGCATCCGTCGGGACGCGCGGCGATGAGAATGCTGGAAAACGAGGGCTTTGCCTTCGAAAGCTATATCGACATCTTCGATGGCGGGCCGACCATGACTGCGCGCACCGACCAGGTCCGCACGATCAAGGAGGCGCGCGACGGCACGGTCGCCGCGGTCGGCGACGTCCCCGGCGGGACCGAGGCGCTGGTGGCGACCGGGCGGCTGACCGCGTTCCGCTGCGCTTATGGTCAGGTCCATGGCGACGGCGACCGCGTGACGCTGTCGTCCGCCGCGGCGCAGGCGCTGGGGGTGGAGCCCGGTGAGACGATCAGCTGGATCGGGCGGATATGAGCGAGCTGCGCGAGATCAATTTCGACGGGATCGTGGGGCCGAGCCACAATTATGCGGGCCTCAGCCCCGGCAATCTGGCCGCGACGGGCAACGCCGGCGCGGCGTCGCATCCGCGTGCCGCGGCGCTTCAGGGCGTGGCGAAGATGCGCGCCAATCTGGCGCTGGGGCTGGTGCAGGGGGTGTTCGTCCCCCACCCCCGCCCCGACCATGCGTGGCTGGCGACGCTGCACACGAACTTCGCCGATGCCGATACCTTCCTGAAGGCGCGGGCGCTGTCGGCCTCCGCGATGTGGGCGGCGAATGCGGCCACCGTGTCGCCCGCGCCGGACTGCGGCGACGGGCGCTGTCACCTGACCGTCGCCAATCTGGTGACGATGCCGCATCGCAGCCACGAATGGCCCGCGACGCTCGCGCAACTGCGCCTCGCCTTCGCCGATCCGGCGTTCGCGGTGCACGCCCCCATCCCCGCCCCGTTCGGCGA
The sequence above is drawn from the Sphingomonas adhaesiva genome and encodes:
- a CDS encoding DUF481 domain-containing protein; this encodes MLPSLLILSAAQVTPPPLEVPAPTLGPVEVALAPVPPPEIPPEVRAMLDAAMQTGDESGVDTIVKYARVADPGSGDLVLRRATDWREARARARDQRVRRAGVLELWSGRVEAGGFSSSGNTEVTGLTGTLDLTREGLRWRHRLLAQADFQRTAGVTSRERYVAAYQPNYKINDRGYIYGNAQYEADRFLGYDNRYSVSAGAGYGVLRRSGLTADVELGPAFRQTDFTDDTMQRSLAVRGSLDLDWTLMSGLVVTQDAALYLERYNSTVRSVSAIEAKLLGPLSARLSYTVQYESAPTAGRVPTDRTSRASLVYAF
- a CDS encoding hydrolase, whose amino-acid sequence is MDQLSTNERAAVERIDAPAMLARVERWAAVNSGTRHVAGCATMAGLLADAFAALPGEVRLVEPAAAHSVGADGVVSALEHGRHLHLSVRPDAAVRVLLTGHMDTVYPVDHPFQTVAWREPGVLGGPGVADMKGGLALMLEALLAIEASDCAIGYDVVINSDEETGSFSSAALLAEAARGKVAALTYEPSLPDGTLAGARGGTGNFSIIVRGRAAHAGRNPEDGRNAVAAAAALAVRLHAARSPRLAVNPARVDGGGPNNVVPDLAILRINFRPRDADEIARAGDMIRDTVAAVTAEYDVAIEVHGGFNRPPKPIDAGAARLFATVRDAGAALGQAIAWRDTGGVCDGNNIAACGVPVVDTMGARGGAIHSSEEFLIVDSLGERAALSAVTLLRIAAGGMA
- a CDS encoding arginine N-succinyltransferase, which translates into the protein MTFVVRAAQDDDLRHLYEMAKLTGGGFTNLPADRTALTNKLALSRAAFGRDDTTLADEHFVLMLENTANGEVRGTSQLITHVGQKHPFYSYRIGTLTQHSRELERTFRAEMLSLTTDLEGASEVGGLFLHPGERAGGLGLLLARSRYLFIRAHRPRFADRVLAELRGVIDEAGGSPFWDGLAGRFFGMNFQAADEFNAINGHQFIADLMPKHPIYTAMLSETARAAIGMPHPSGRAAMRMLENEGFAFESYIDIFDGGPTMTARTDQVRTIKEARDGTVAAVGDVPGGTEALVATGRLTAFRCAYGQVHGDGDRVTLSSAAAQALGVEPGETISWIGRI